The region CGGGAGTAAAGTGATATTATCCGAAAATTGTCTAGCGCTCCAGAAAAGATTGGAAAATAACATTTCTGACCCGCTTCCATTATTTCCACCTATTTTATCACTCGAGCGAGGCCCTGTTTCTGGATTTCTGCTctccgcctctctctctctctctctctccaaaccCTTTCCAGTTCCCGATCTCAAATCTTCCagtctcttctctctttctatctctacGAATCCATTTCCCTCTCTAGATTTATATCGCTATATACAACGCTCGTATATACTCATCTTCAGATCTCCGTATCAGCGGCCACAGATTCGAATCGAAATCGAGTTGAGTTTGAGTCTCTGTTCCATGGCGAATCCGAATTCACCAGGGCCGGGAGGCCCGTTCGATATGCAGAAGTTCTTCAAGCCCCAGGCGAGCCCTATCTCTCAAAACCCCAGCCCCAATTTGGGCTCTCCTTATCCGCCACCCCCCTCTGCTTCTTATCCTCCACCCACTGGCCCTTACTCTCAGTTTCACCACTCTCCTCAGTTCCCGATCCCTCCTTATCCGCAGCCAGATCACCTCCCCCACGTCGCCAACTTGCACCATCAGAGGTCCGTGTCTTTTCCTACGCCCCCGCTCCAGGCCCAAAACCCTAATGCCGGTGCCAGGCTCATGGCCCTGCTGAGCGCCCCGCCGGCGAATTCGGCCGTCCCGATGGCGCCTATCCAGCCCTCGTCTTCCGGTTCTTCAGAGTTCTCGGCCTCGGTGCCGCcaaatgttaatgttgttaatcCGGGGATGATCGCGAATGCGCCTCCGATGCGTATGCCCAGCAGCAAGCTGCCCAAGGGTCGCCATTTGATCGGCGATCGCCTCGTGTATGATATCGATGTTAGATTGGACGGCGAGGTGCAGCCACAGCTCGAAGTCACTCCAATAACAAAGTACGTATCGGATCCCGGTCTCGTTTTGGGCCGGCAAATTGCGGTCAATAAGACTTACATATGCTATGGACTGAAGATGGGAGCTATTCGGGTCCTTAACATAAACACTGCATTGAGATCATTGCTTAAAGGTCTAGCCCAGGTTGGTAATTTGCTCTGTTTTGGTGGAGAATAAGTCGAGTTTTATTCTCTCTTAAAATTATTCGCGTACACGGTGATCCTAGATATTGTGAAATTGAAGTCATATATTAAACGTGTGTTCTGGTTTCTGCGAACTTGTTCTCGGTCTTACCCCTAGATACAGTATAATGGTAGCGTTTATTAGTTTGTTTAAATGGAAATGGTTCACTGTGATCGTGATCATGGCTGTGAGGGTAGAATCATGTATAGAAATTCcgttttcatttgttttgtcATCTTATGAACAGAAGCGAGATATGGTTTTAGTTTTTAGAGAGATATCAAGTTATTAACTAAGGCCATAGGCGGGCTAGAATACCATATTGAACTATCTAAAGGTAATGGATCAAATGATTTTCTTGTGAAAGATAGGGTAATTTTTAGAAAGGGCCAAGTTTTATAGTATTGCCAAGAAGTTAGTGGTTCGTCAACCCTTTGATCAGCCTCACGGTATTGATGAGTGTGTACTACTGTTCAATAGACAGTCACATATTGAGGAAATGATCTATATATAGTGATTCTTGCATCTGTGGCCTATCTGGTTTCCTATATAATTTTCCTGCTTACCTCAGGTAAAGCTAAGCATGGTTTCCGTCCATGTAAATTAGGATTGAGTGGTCTCTTTAAGTGTATGCTACTTTGTCTTTTTATAGGGGTGCATTTTGAATTGTTAGTTTGAATTGGGAAAATATTAAGTTACCTTGCATCCGCAGATATCATAACAGAGGCAACAGTCTTAAGTAGTAAATAATAATGATTTGACCatttctgtaaaaaaaaaaaaatgtttacttTCCAATTCATCATGAGAATTAATTCTCCAAGAAAGCTGGGGACACCAATTACTTATGTCCAAATCGGACTCAGAACGTGTATTGTCAATATCACAGACCACAAACAGGTTGATTTATCCTGGAAGCGGAAGAATTATTAAAACCATGTGAAAACTCAAAAGGGATTATGCACAAAGACAACGAGCCCTTGTAGCTTTTACCGGAAGActtgaaaagatatttttatctcaACAGTGGAAGCCCAAGCTCATGAAATTGTTGATCATATAACCCCATTGAAATAAATAGCAtgaattttgcaaaaaaaaaaaaaattgattttgaaaattgattttcTCACCAAGTTTGTTCCATctcatgtttattttattttcttaaatcctTTTTCTCTTGGGAGGTTAACTCACCAAATTGCTTGTGTCATTGTGGGGCTActtgtttattaatttaagtAATTTCTTTTCTACCAGAGGGTCACCGACATGGCTTTCTTTGCTGAGGATGTTCACCTTTTGGCTAGGTAATTCTTGATCTCTTTCTTGATAAATTCTTTGTCCAAGtttgttctctggttattctcGTGTGTTTTCATGCAGTGCTAGCGTAGATGGGCGGGTTTATATATGGAAGATTACTGAAGGTCCGGATGATGAAGATAAACCACAGATTAGCGGAAAGATAGTCATTGCCATTCAGATAGTAGGAGATGGGGAATCTGTTCATCCACGAGTTTGTTGGCACTGTCACAAACAAGTATAgaaatttttgtttataaataatgCTGCGAATTCTCTGTCAATACATCTTGGTCCTGGACCTCCTAGATTTCTGGGTTCCCCTAATTCTTTTACTATTGTGTCAGGTAACTTCATATTATAGTTTCCGAATTTTTTCTTAGTCTTTGGTTTTCCTTTTGTCTTTTGCAGGAAATTCTGGTAGTTGGAATTGGAAAACATGTTCTGAGAATTGATACTACAAAAGTTGGAAAAGCTGAAGTATGTTCAGCCGAAGAACCTCTCAAATGCcctattgataatttaattgatGGAGTCCAACATTTTGGTAACCACGAGGGAGAGGTGACCGATTTGTCAATGTGCCAGTGGATGACTACCCGCTTGGTTTCTGCTTCAGTAGATGGCACGGTAAGATATTCCTCTTTTAACGGTCTTGCATCTTAGGCCAGGGCTCATTTGTGCGAATTTGTTACATATGGAACCTAACATTTTCCTATGCATCCCCTTCCATATCATCATCACAGCTGCatcttatcctaaccaagttacgGTCGGTGGCATGCCATTAATAATGTTAATTGACTTCTAAATATCACATTGACACCATGCAAAAGCTTGTGTCCACTTAGGTAATCGTGAATTTGTTATGATAacaattgataaaaattttttAGAACTGAAAATTCGTTTTCCATAACATACCGCATTGTATGAACGAGGGATTTGAGAATTAATGGAAACCGAGTCTTCATTCTAAGAATCCAGGTACTGTATTTGGACATCTTTCCTGCTTGTTTGCATATGAAATTCAGAAAAGGGTGAGTTTTTGGTCCAATCTGTGGGTGCTTCATTACCATGATCCTTTTTTGTATGAGTTGGCAGTAAAATGTTGCTTATGTTGTTGGATCCAATAGAATATACAAGATTGATATTATTtcgattttccttttttttttttttttctcaaggCCTGTTGGtgcttgatttttttgatatgttGTGAGGGACGAAGTTCaataagggggggggggggatataGAATTAGTTAGTTCTTTTGTGGGGTTTGGACAGGGGGAATTAAGTTCCATACTTTTTCATGGAGTAGTTGTGTAATACctcatatttgattttaggaCATAGTGTATAAAGGATGAGAAGAAGTGGTGACAGCAGACCTAAAGTAGATTTTGGCATTGGCTGTCTTTAGTTTGCAATAACAACTGACCATCAATTCACTGTGGAGATTGACTGTGTGAAGAATTTGAGGACTAAGGCCAACAATTGTGGTGATAGATGATTGTTGGGTCTTCTGCTGAAACAGCTGCACTGAATAAGGCAAGTGGTTGACTTTAAGCTCGATTTTGAGggattaaattaagaaatatttatgcACATTTTAGATGTGGTAGGCATAGTGAGAGTTtccaaatatataaaaacttttaattttggttAGGTTTGTGGAAGTTTGGATTAAGGGTTAATCAGTGTTTTTAAAGGCCCAATGCACACTAAGGCGCAAAAGAGTGTTGAAGCCTAAAGCACAAGGTGAGGCGTGCGCCTGATTGAACTAGGCGCATGgtaactaaaaaaaaagaaaaatatatatactagttgaagaataaggtataaaataggtcCTAACTCCTGATAGCATATTCAATGTATACTAatgaaaaaaacaataaaaaatgccaaaaaatacaatttaaaagtctttaagtcaacttaaattaaatcttaaaacaaCTTCTAGGtattaaatcttaatcaagattaactaattatgcattttaaataatctaaatttcatcctcatcatcaagatcaaacatttccatattttcatcattagaagcatcatctctaatatcttcttccatgtcatctccttctccatctccatctagctcaaattcaattggagcatttgaagtaatAGCCCATtttactcattgtcaaatttgtagttgaaacaataaatttaaaccctaaatagtaaaaaattaaataaagtaataaacagtaaaataaaatcctaaaaaatagttaaaaaatctCAGGCGCACCTTGTTGGTGTGCGCCTGCCTAGAAGCAGTCTAGGTGCCCAAggtgcgcctttaataacactgggtTTAATAAGGTGATTAAGGAAACTAATTGAGATTAGCTAGATTCTTAAACAATTCCAGCCCGTTCTTTAGAGATCTAGAGGCTTATAGAAGCAAGCATGAGGTGGCCAGTTTGTTAAAGTAGCTTCTGAGGTGTATAGATGAAAATTTGCTAATGAATTAGGACTAGGTTGCAAGGAATGGGAGAAACACACTACCAAGCTGATTCACTAGCTTGTAGGTAGCTTGGGTttgtgtcacgaccctagggttatAAGTGTAATTGATTGGCATTTATCTTGTATGAGCCATTGGGGGCTAACTAAAAAGGGTTAGGCGGTTAGGTATGTTAGTTAGGTGGTTGAATTAGCTGAGGAAGTGTACTAGAGGCTCTATATAAAGACCTACATAGCAGTAAGGAAGGATCATCGGAGAATAATGACAAGTCATTTTCTTTCAATCCCCccccgctctctctctctctctcgttctctctttttcccttaatctgttctgtctctccctctaattctattcttcttcttctaaattccaattcaaatcctagggtcttgacaagtggtatcagagccaatatTCTTGGCTGTGGATCCAACTAATTCTAGTAGTGATTTTGACAATTCCGGCGACAAAGAATCCAGTAGCGGACCCAGATTTTAGCTGGTTGAGTTGGGCCGCGACATTGGAATTTATGAGTGAGTAAGTCTGGCCCGATTACAGTAGGCAAAATGAACAGACGAAAGAAGGTGATCTGGGTTGAACGCAGGCAAGGCGCGACCCTAGACGAGTCAGTACGATGGACCCGAAGATGGTGTAGGTGCAAGAGGCGGTCTTGATTAAAGCTTACAGACGGACATGAAGCGGATGAAGCAATTTGAGTTTGTGGTGGAATTGACCAAGTCGCTGGAGATAATTCAAGAAGCGACAAGTTCGATGATTCCGAAACAATTAATTTCATTAGAGTCGGAGGCTTGCGGCCTTTGGACGATGATTGGGTGAGTGAAGGCATGGCGTGGAAGCAGGTCGGGCGATCTTGAATTCCTTGGTGCAATTCTTGGCAATGATTCCAACAAATTCTGACGTCTAACCACTGGTCGACGATTGGGTAAGAAGTGGACGCAGGCTTGGGGTGATCTTGAATCTGCAACATAGAATAGAAGGTTGTGACTACGGAGATTTTCGGTCGGAATTGAAAGATGAAGCTAGTTTTGGAGACGACGACTCGGATTTTAAGTTGCAGCAGAACAGGTGACAAAGGAAGTCGGGCGTTCTTGGGTGCAAAATTGAAGTGAATTTCTGTCGGACGTTTTTGGGTGCAAAATTGTAGTGATCAGGTTGGTGTTAATTTCTGTCAGAGGGTTGAAGACGTGGACAGGACTTGAGGCCGCTAAAGAGGCAAACTAGGTTACAAGAACCAATTCTTGTTTCTAAGGGGATCTTTAGAAGCTGTGATTTGATTCGATTATCGGTGAAATTAATCTAGCAATGACTCAGCGGATTTAGTTTCGTTTCTCGACACTGTTAAGATCCAATGTGGAGCCATATTCTTTGGCTGTGATTCCTGGAAGTTCTCCAGCGATCTCGGCAGCAAGATAGGCTGGCGAAGTATTGATGACTAAAAGGTTGGTTGGTGAATTGCGTTGATTCCAACAAACTCAAGCGAGCAAGCAATTCTTGGTTCAAGTCTTGGCCAGGTGTTCCGACGGTACTTCCAACGACTCTTAAGAGCGAGTTTGAAACTATCAGAACCCAACCCAAATTTCGCAAGACTCTAGTTAGAATTGTGGAGGGCGATTCTTACCGTAATGAGAAAACAAGGCAGACCTAGGGAATTTCGGCCGGATTCTGTTGACCCAAGAATTGGGCGATCGCAATTGGGTCCAGCATGGTGAGACGAGTGAGCCTAGCAGTGTTCTTGGCATCAGACAAGGTCCAAGAACGGATCTTGGAGGCTAACAAGAGGGCGTAAGAGACTCGATGCAGTAGGTGAGCCAGAACAATGGTGATATTGGTGCGAATTTAGAGCCAAGCTGTCCTTGGCCACTGTAACAGATTACAAGGTCAGGTTTGAGGAATGGAGAGTGTTGATGCTCAACTCCCATCTAACCTTAAAATGAGTCTTACTTTGTGTCAAAATTCACTAATGGTCTTGATGATGCGCTAAGGCTTAATGTGCAAATATGTTGTCCTACTACAGTGGAACAAGCGACGGAGAAGGCGAGGTTGCATGAATTGGCGCTGGAAGTCATTTACAGAAAACATGGACTGCAACTGGAAAATTATCATAAGAGCAGCTTGCAAGTTTGTAATTGACCACATGTAGCTAAAGGAGTTTTGACGGAACAATTCGGATCGGAACAACTTTACATTAGCTTCAAGGAAGCTGATACTGAAGTTGTTGGGGGTGAACAGGCAACCGATGAGGATTCAGACCAAAGACAAAAATTGGAGGCTAAGGGCATGAATGGTTCTAAGGAAGAAGATTCTAAGAGTATGGTTTCTTTTCCTTTGGTTTTCGAAAAGACTGAGGAGTCACAGGCTAAGATAATTCTAGCGGAAGAAAATCTCCATGTTgtttttgagtaattttgatCTTGGGCAATATGATAGTATTGCTGTCATGTCACCTGATGTAGACCAGATTCGGAAGATGAAGGAAGAGAAGGGTGTTGCCATTTTGTTCGTGAGTTTTGATATTGTAGAAGAGGAGGTTGTTGCTGTCACTAGAAGACCCTCttttttgagttattttaaattttcttgttgCCAACTATTATTGCTTATTACTGCTTGCTGTTATTTTCACTGCTGTACCCCTAAGTTAGTAGATTAGCTCTTCATTTTACTGTTGTAACTTCTAGAAGGCAGGTTGTTATTGCCACATGCAGGGAAGTTAGAGATTCCTGAGTTTGTTAGGCATGTAGGGCCCACCCTGGCAGGAGAATCTTCTCCCCCAAGTGCTGCTATAATTCCCCTAGTCGTGTAAGGGGAAGgcattatgaaaaatttcagaattctCACGGTCTGTCTCTTCCtattctctctgttcttctctccattctcactaattcttctttttctttctgttctATTATCTGTTTGGGTGTAAAGTCCTAATTCTTATTGGATTGGGGAGGAAGGGTATTGTTAGGCTTAGGGCGTGACAACTGCCATCTGGTTCAGGAAATGGGACATTGGAGAAGGGAGCCTGGACATGGCGATTCTTGGAgtctacattttatttttacaagaaaaacaaaagcaacaaaGCGTAAGAGAAGACTGGCCAAAGCTtcgaaggagaaagaaagcaaggagAACGAGGAGAAGAATGAACTAGATTGTTAAGGCTAGAATTGGCTGAAGAACAGGGTCAGCAGTTGTCAATTCTTGGGGataagaattgtttgaaggggaaGGGATTGTCACTACCCTAGGgttataattgtaattgattGGCATTTATCTTGTATGAGCCATTGGGGGCTAACTAAAAAGGGTTAGGCGGTTAGGTATGTTAGTTAGGTGGTTGAATTAGCTGAGGAAGTGTACTAGAGGCTCTATATAAAGACCTACACAGCAGTAAGGATCATCAGAGAATAATGACAAGTCCTTTTCTttcaatcctctctctctctctctctctctcgttctctctttttcccttaatctgttctctctctctccctctaattctgttcttcttcttcttcttctaaattccaattcaaaccctaggacACCCTAGGGTCTTGACAGTATGCTTACAATTAGCCTCCCATCCTTTCAAGGGTCGAGTGGGGAAGTgcagaagaaaaggaaataaggtGATGGAAAGCTGAGAAATAAGGAGGTTCTACCAGATTCTGGAAGGCTGAGAGACAGACTTGAGGAGCTGAGATTTGAGTGAGCTAAGTGCACGGTTATGGTTAGTACATGGCATTATGCACAAAATGTTTTGAGGCAGCTTGGTGAATGTCATAGTATTATTTTTCCATGCATTGTGTACATGCTGTGAGATTGTGTGGGCTCAGTGTCATAGGTGAGAAACTCCCCTTATGTTGTGTGGAGTAACGGTTGCCAAAGGTGAACTTAGTGCCCTTTGTGTTGTGTGAGGTGATGTTTGCCAAGGTAGTATAGGACATGAGCCTAGGGGTGCACTTGGGGGAAGTGATTTTGAGAACCTTGTGGCTGCCTGCTTGCTGTGTGTGAATAGATTGATTGGCCATGACTTACTGAGATATGTTTCCGTGCATTGCATAGTCATTACTTGAGACCATACAAGGGAGGAGATTGATGACCAACAATGTCTTGGGGGAAGGCTTGTGTGGTGATGCAATACTTAGCATGTGTTAATCTACCATGttaaattgtattatattaaGCAAAGCATGATGATGAAATGCTGATATTATGTTCTTTTTGTACTTGGGACCAGCATATTATAATGATAGAAGAGATGCATATTTATGTGTTTTAGTGGATGGATTATGTGATGACTGATGAGATAGTGTGAATGATATTGGCAGATAGGCAAGAACAGTTGACTGAGAGATTGGCTGTGGCATTGGCCAGGCCAAATGACCTTCTAAAACATCAATTGTGGCGACTGGACAATTGTCTGTGAGGTCATTTGTCACCTGAAAGATCAACTATGAAGGGAGGTTTTTGACTATGGGCTTGTCTGTGGGAGAAAAGCTGATTATGGACATCTACTGGAGGCTCTTCGGGGCTGAAATGAGATAAAGCACTCACTTTGATGTAGGTTTTACTCATCTGGGTGGGGCATAAGACTTGCACCTGAGGATATGTTCATGCCTTGTGTCCTAGGCTGGTCTGAGGGCCACAGCAGGTAGCTTCCATGCAAGCATATACCAGGTGAGGCATTGGAACAGCGAGCCCCTGTGGATGGGGGCAGGACACTACATATTGggtcttgaattttttttctctgtCCTAAGTGGATTTGGCAAGTTGTAGCTGTTAAGGTGGCAGCAGATGGAAAAATTCTCACCCTTGGTGAGTTGATTGGGATGAGGGATGTCGTTACATAGTAGTTCTTCACGGAGAGGAGAAGGGGGAGGATGCAATCACCTTTAGTGACTTCGATGACTAGAGctggtttttcatttttccttcttatAATCTCCAAGACAGTGGTTCATTTACATATTTGTTTCTGGAGAGATATGACATTAGAGAAACGGGAATAAGTGGTCCTTTGACCAATTGGACGCCTGGACATAATTCCAAGAGTCAGTTGTAACTTTTTGATTAGTTGGGTCACCAGAAGTCTATGCTCATCCAAGGACAGCTTTTGGAACTGTGTTTGGATGCAGAAATTGCTTTTGTGTCTTTTCTGAGCTTCTGGCACTGTTTACTAGACTTGACCAGCTTTACAAATTATAATTCTTGCAAAGAAACTTGATTTTTAGCACTTAATGTTTAATGTTTGAAGTTGAAAGTTGTGCCCtttagtattaatttttctctctgaTGTAGGTTATACCTTTCTCATGCTACTTGTTTCTCCATTTCCATTTTGGTTAATATCTTTCTCATGTCTGTACTCCTCCGTTGCCATTTTGGTTAATATCTTTCTCATGCCTCCAATTCCATTTTGGTTCAGTTTCCTAACTATTGTGTGCTTAATGTTTTTGTCAACAGATAAAAATTTGGCAGGACCGAAAACCAGAACCACTTTTGATACTGAGGCCACATGACGGTCAACCTGTTAATTCTGTTACATTCTTGACTGCTCCTCACCGCCCTGACCATGTTATACTTATAACAGGGGTACAATTCCAGAGCATttgacttcttttttttaaaaaaaaaatcaatttctttaAGTAGTTTTTCTAGCCTTGCTAGCTGGCTTAGGTGTTAGATATCTTCATTGAAGAATAATAGCATACTAGGTGCTGTAACATTATGAAAgtgtctttttattttatttcagagCACTGGCATAAATAATGTGATATTGgatttaaaaactttaaaatttgaGTGTTATTAGCTAATTATATTCTCTATGATTTGTATAAAAACTTTTTGGGCAAGACTATTCATCGTGTAGACATTCCAAAATATGATAACAGGGTCCACTAAATCGGGAAGTGAAGATATGGGCCTCAGGAAGTGAAGAAGGTTGGCTACTTCCTAGTGATTCTGAATTGTGGCACTGTATCCAGACATTGGACTTGAAGAGTTCAGCTGAATCTCGAGTTGCGGAGGCATTCTTCAATCAAGTTGTGGCTTTGTCTCAAGCAGGGCTTCTCTTATTGGCAAATGCCAAGAAGAATGCTATATATGCTGTACACTTAGAGTATGGTCCTAATCCAGCAGCAACCCGAATGGATTACATTGCTGAGTTTACTGTCACCATGCCAATTTTAAGCTTTACTGGAACAAGTGATTTGTTACCTCATGGGGAACACGTTGTTCAGGTTTATTGTGTCCAAACACAGGCTATTCAGCAGTATGCTTTGGATTTATCTCAATGCTTGCCACCTCCACTGGAGAATGTGGTTTTAGAGAGGTTAGACTCTGGTGTTTTGCGTGATGTGACTAGTACTGAAGGATTTCCTAATTCAGAACCTTCTGGAAGTAGAGCTATTGAGATACCTTTAAGTAGTTCAGCACCTAAGCTGGCTCTGCATGATAGTGGCCCTGATAGTGTGTCTATGATGAGGCATCCGGCAAGCTCTGCTTCATTGGATGCTTCCACTTCTATGGAATTTGCCACTCTGAGTTTAGATACTAGACCAATTTCGTTACCTGCTGCAACTGGCAATAGTGATATTTCTTCTGTTGCATCCCCTCCTTTACCTTTGAGCCCAAGGTTGTCTGGTAAACTTTCTGGTTTTAGAAGTCCAAGAAATGGCTTTGAGCCAGGTCCCGTGCTTGATGATCGTGGTGGAGATCAACAAGTTATTGAATATTCAGTTGATAGGCAGATGGATAATGTTCATGCAAACCTGTCTGATGTCTCTTCCTTGGATGATGATTCAAAAAGTGGCGAAAACAAGATTGTACGAGATGATATTTCAACTGTTCTTAATCAACCTATTAAGTTCAAACATCCAACGCATCTGGTCACTCCATCAGAGATATTAATGGCTACATCATCCTCTGAGACTGCCCATGTTGTTGAACAGAAGGTTGAGGGGGAGCCAAGCATTCAAGATGTGGTCGTCAACAGTGACGTGCGCAATGTTGAGGTGGAGGTTAAGGTTGTAGGTGAAACTGGATTTAGTCACAATCATGAAACTGGCCCTCAGGGAGAATCTCCCATTATTGTTCCCGAAAATAAAGAAAGGGCATTTTACTCTCAGGCATCTGACCTGGGTATTGAGATGGCCAGAGAATGTTCTGCACTTTCTTCTGAAACATATATTGTAGAGGAATCTAGGCAACTTGATGGAGCTAATGTAAATGAAGCTCAGGCTCAACCTTCAAGTGCTGATGAAGAAGTGAATGATTCCACAACAGATATCTCTGGAAAAAATGAGGGTTCCATGTTGCCTGCAGCAGTTCCACAAGCTGTACCAACCACAAAAGGTAAAAAGCAAAAGGGTAAGAATACTCAAGGGTCAGGTCCACCATCGCCATCCCCAAGTGCTTTCAATTCAACAGATTCTTCTGGTGAGCCAGGAGTTACTTCAGCTATCCCTTCTGTGGATGCTGCTTTTTCACAAATTTTGTCTATGCAGGACACGCTTAATCAGGTCATTGTTTTACCCCCtgttttttttctcaaattatgGCTATTTTGTTTTCAATGTGAACGGACATGGATAccgttctctttgtttttagTTTGTTGCTATTGTGCCCTGTGAACTTggtatttgtgtgtgtgtgtgtctttctctctctctctctctcttcattagAAACTACTTGTATCATCTATTGTAAACTACTTGTATCATCTATTGTAAACTACTTGTTTTCTTCTAACATCTCTCTCTGGTTTCATTTCTTCCAATACTGGATGTAAGTCAATGCTGCTACTCTCATTGTTCATGCAGAATGTCCTGTATTAATTGTATCTAACTTCCTTTggcaataattttatatttgcatGGTAGGTTCATCCATTTGTGGTGTTGTCAAAGATAGTTTTTGTTTCATGTGGAAGGATGTCGTGGGTCATCAGGTTTATCATGCCTCCTGCATGATTGTCTTTTGTTCTCATCATCTCCTTGCCTTTTTGTTCAACTATTGCAGTTGACAACcatgcaaaaagaaatgcagAAGCAAATGACCATGATGGTCACTGTCCCTGTTACCAAAGAAGGTAGAAGGCTTGAGGCAGCCCTTGGGAGGAGCATGGAGAAAACTGTCAAGGCCAACTCTGATGCATTATGGGCTCGCTTTCAAGAAGAGGCAGCAAAACAGGAGAGGTTACTACGAGAGCGTACTCAGCAAATAACAAGTTTGATAACTAACTGCATAAATAAGGATTTGCCTGCTGTGGTGGAAAAAGCGGTGAAGAAGGAATTTGCTGCAGTTGCACCTGCTGTAGCTCGGACAATCTCGCCAACTATTGAAAAAACAGTATCTGCAGCTATTGTGGATGCCTTCCAGGTTAATTTTGTAAAGGTCTGAGTGTTGTACCAGGACTTACTCTTGTTAGGAACTAATTGATGCTGTGTGGTACAGAGAGGAGTTGGCGACAAGGCAGTGAATCAACTGGAGAAATCAGTTAATTCAAAGCTTGAAGGTACTGTTGCTAGGCAGATCCAATCTCAATTCCAAACATCTGGAAAACAAGCTCTTCAGGTATGAAGTGGTATATGGTGGAACCAATGTGAtcctattataattaatttatttaacttctAATCTAAATGTTTTTGCCTTATCATCTATTGaataacttaaattttgttGTTGGCTTTTGATAACTTGAACGCATTGTAATTATGAATTCTCCTTTCTACCTGCtcctccccccctcccccccccccccccccccccctccccctccccctcctccatacatacatacatacatatatatctgtAAAGTGGACAAGGGGTTAAGGTAGAATGGCAACCTTGAAACTTTGTTAGGCTGTTAGGCACCTGTTGAATATGAATCCTATAAA is a window of Diospyros lotus cultivar Yz01 chromosome 10, ASM1463336v1, whole genome shotgun sequence DNA encoding:
- the LOC127811316 gene encoding enhancer of mRNA-decapping protein 4 — protein: MANPNSPGPGGPFDMQKFFKPQASPISQNPSPNLGSPYPPPPSASYPPPTGPYSQFHHSPQFPIPPYPQPDHLPHVANLHHQRSVSFPTPPLQAQNPNAGARLMALLSAPPANSAVPMAPIQPSSSGSSEFSASVPPNVNVVNPGMIANAPPMRMPSSKLPKGRHLIGDRLVYDIDVRLDGEVQPQLEVTPITKYVSDPGLVLGRQIAVNKTYICYGLKMGAIRVLNINTALRSLLKGLAQRVTDMAFFAEDVHLLASASVDGRVYIWKITEGPDDEDKPQISGKIVIAIQIVGDGESVHPRVCWHCHKQEILVVGIGKHVLRIDTTKVGKAEVCSAEEPLKCPIDNLIDGVQHFGNHEGEVTDLSMCQWMTTRLVSASVDGTIKIWQDRKPEPLLILRPHDGQPVNSVTFLTAPHRPDHVILITGGPLNREVKIWASGSEEGWLLPSDSELWHCIQTLDLKSSAESRVAEAFFNQVVALSQAGLLLLANAKKNAIYAVHLEYGPNPAATRMDYIAEFTVTMPILSFTGTSDLLPHGEHVVQVYCVQTQAIQQYALDLSQCLPPPLENVVLERLDSGVLRDVTSTEGFPNSEPSGSRAIEIPLSSSAPKLALHDSGPDSVSMMRHPASSASLDASTSMEFATLSLDTRPISLPAATGNSDISSVASPPLPLSPRLSGKLSGFRSPRNGFEPGPVLDDRGGDQQVIEYSVDRQMDNVHANLSDVSSLDDDSKSGENKIVRDDISTVLNQPIKFKHPTHLVTPSEILMATSSSETAHVVEQKVEGEPSIQDVVVNSDVRNVEVEVKVVGETGFSHNHETGPQGESPIIVPENKERAFYSQASDLGIEMARECSALSSETYIVEESRQLDGANVNEAQAQPSSADEEVNDSTTDISGKNEGSMLPAAVPQAVPTTKGKKQKGKNTQGSGPPSPSPSAFNSTDSSGEPGVTSAIPSVDAAFSQILSMQDTLNQLTTMQKEMQKQMTMMVTVPVTKEGRRLEAALGRSMEKTVKANSDALWARFQEEAAKQERLLRERTQQITSLITNCINKDLPAVVEKAVKKEFAAVAPAVARTISPTIEKTVSAAIVDAFQRGVGDKAVNQLEKSVNSKLEGTVARQIQSQFQTSGKQALQDVLKASLEASIIPAFEKSCKAMFEQVDATFQKGIIEHTSAAQQQFESTHSPLVLALRDAISSVSSITQNLSGELAEGQRKLLALAVAGANPKAVNPLVTQLSNGPLGGLHEKIEPPLDPTKELSRLVSECKYEEAFTAALQRSDVSIVSWLCSQVDLQRILTMVPLPLSQGVLLSLLQQLACDISKETSRKVAWMTDVAVAINPADPMIAMHVRPIFEQVYQILNHHRSLPTTSSNEVSSIRLLMHVINSMLMTCK